One window of Alkaliphilus metalliredigens QYMF genomic DNA carries:
- a CDS encoding RNA-guided endonuclease TnpB family protein, translating into MNKAYKYRIIPNREQEELIKKTFGCVRFVYNQMLSNRKEIYEEYKHDKLALKQEKYLTPANYKGEFPWLKEVDSLALANAQLNLNTAYGNFFRDHSIGFPKFKSKHRDKKSYTTNNQKGTIRLMDNSHIRVPKLKDIKIKMHRQLPENSVIKSATISQTATGKYYISILVEFDIQTDLVMATKETTLGLDYSSKELYVDNEGDRGNYPRYYRQAEEKLQKEQRKLSKRKKGSQNREKQRQKVAKLHEKVANQRKDFLHKKSRQIANAYDVVVIEDLNMRSMAQGLKLAKSTNDNGFGMLKTFLEYKLKEQGKQLVVIDKWYPSSKLCRFCNRVNKELTLSERVWTCSCGEVIERDINAAINIRNEGCRIIGVA; encoded by the coding sequence ATGAATAAAGCCTATAAATATCGAATCATTCCAAACAGAGAGCAAGAAGAACTCATCAAAAAGACCTTCGGATGTGTTCGATTTGTCTATAATCAAATGCTTTCAAATCGAAAAGAAATATATGAAGAGTATAAACATGACAAGCTAGCATTGAAACAAGAAAAATATCTAACCCCTGCCAACTATAAGGGTGAATTTCCATGGCTAAAGGAAGTAGATAGCCTGGCACTTGCAAACGCTCAGCTCAATCTAAATACAGCTTATGGTAATTTCTTTAGAGATCACTCAATTGGATTCCCAAAATTCAAGAGCAAACATAGAGATAAAAAAAGCTATACCACCAATAATCAAAAAGGAACCATTAGACTGATGGATAACAGTCATATTCGGGTGCCTAAATTAAAGGACATAAAAATAAAGATGCACAGACAATTACCTGAAAATTCAGTGATTAAGTCTGCTACCATTAGTCAGACAGCCACAGGAAAATATTACATATCCATACTTGTGGAGTTTGATATACAAACAGATTTAGTCATGGCAACTAAGGAAACAACCCTAGGATTAGACTACTCTTCAAAAGAACTATATGTAGATAATGAAGGAGACAGAGGCAACTATCCTAGATATTATCGCCAAGCGGAAGAAAAACTTCAAAAAGAACAAAGAAAGCTATCTAAACGTAAAAAAGGTAGCCAAAATAGAGAAAAGCAACGTCAAAAAGTAGCTAAACTTCATGAAAAAGTAGCAAATCAAAGAAAAGACTTCTTACACAAGAAATCAAGGCAGATAGCCAATGCCTATGATGTAGTGGTGATAGAAGATCTAAATATGCGAAGCATGGCACAGGGACTGAAGCTTGCTAAGTCAACTAATGATAATGGATTTGGTATGCTAAAAACATTTTTAGAGTACAAGCTCAAGGAACAGGGAAAACAACTTGTGGTCATTGACAAATGGTATCCCTCTAGTAAGCTTTGTCGATTCTGCAATCGGGTCAATAAAGAATTGACTCTTTCGGAGCGTGTTTGGACTTGTTCCTGTGGAGAAGTAATCGAGAGAGATATAAACGCTGCAATCAATATAAGGAATGAAGGATGTAGAATAATAGGCGTAGCCTAG
- the tnpA gene encoding IS200/IS605 family transposase codes for MELDNNNHSVFLMYYHLVLVVKYRRRVIDHPISEELKAIFVKIASNYNITLQEWNRDIDHIHILFKAHPNSQLSKFINAYKSASSRLVKKEFPAIREKLWKEYFWARSFCLLTTGGVSVEVIKAYIESQGEKS; via the coding sequence ATGGAATTAGATAATAATAATCACTCGGTATTCTTGATGTACTATCATCTTGTTTTGGTGGTAAAGTACAGACGCAGGGTAATTGATCACCCTATTTCTGAAGAACTCAAAGCCATATTTGTCAAAATTGCGTCAAATTATAATATTACCTTACAGGAATGGAACCGAGACATAGATCATATACATATTTTGTTCAAGGCACATCCTAATTCACAACTATCAAAATTCATCAATGCATATAAAAGTGCAAGTTCAAGACTAGTGAAAAAAGAGTTTCCTGCCATAAGAGAAAAGTTATGGAAGGAATATTTTTGGGCCAGGAGTTTTTGCCTACTGACCACTGGGGGCGTATCGGTAGAGGTGATAAAAGCATATATCGAAAGCCAAGGTGAAAAGTCATGA
- a CDS encoding helix-turn-helix transcriptional regulator — MKRLFEIVYILLSKGRVTAKELSERFEVSQRTIYRDLESLSIAGIPVYTEKGRRGGISLLPEFTLNRSLLTEQEQEEIISALQALEAVKPKETTQVLTKLSAAFNLIQQEVPYPL; from the coding sequence ATGAAACGGCTTTTTGAAATTGTATATATTCTATTGAGTAAAGGTAGGGTTACAGCGAAAGAACTGTCAGAGCGTTTCGAAGTATCACAACGTACTATTTACAGAGATTTAGAGTCGCTTAGCATTGCAGGGATTCCGGTATATACTGAGAAGGGGAGGAGAGGCGGCATTAGTCTGCTCCCTGAATTTACATTGAATAGATCTCTTTTAACTGAACAAGAACAAGAAGAGATTATTTCTGCCCTACAAGCGCTAGAAGCGGTTAAACCCAAGGAAACGACTCAGGTTTTAACAAAATTATCAGCTGCTTTTAACTTAATACAACAAGAAGTCCCCTATCCTCTATAG
- a CDS encoding IS1634 family transposase gives MYISKSKRPNGKYFISIAKGIRDPETKKSKKIQIKGFGTHDLDSKSGKKALVQAEAELKEMIRLDEASRGFENFEDFIVSMSKDKLSLKHKNIGYLPYLEIFNQLKLQSFFSKMVKDSKLDYSFSDMMFYQVLGRLFNPSSKLEVATRKDDFLYDFNFVNNDNIYSSLDVFSGFNKHKSKALQDGIQVINDMEILLDTVDSEAKKILETNINNTSHELEELITSYDSNFEMNENKLFKHLNKHMEKIVPERNISLAFYDCTTYYFESFDEDGFRERGMSKDNKRNETQVVMGLLIDTNGIPISYRLFKGNKHELHTMEEVIDDILNNYTIKEIIIVADRGLNSRANLEMIRGKGLNYIVGSKGSAVPKDLKEKKFNSSWNITSKAEAKYKSGYITSKRKVSHNDETYDELIIKKYSDVYKEREMFKQDKMLERAKKNIKDFTINSTTKSKSKYYKAVDNPKEKINIEIDEEKIKQEQENFGYFYIVTNKVEMNPADIMVAYKSLYKIEESFRILKTNLKARPVYHFKERRIRSHFLICYLALVIQRVLEYKLEEKNVEISTHEIINGLEGFVIDEIDYKVDKLYMISDKLFKSKINQDIFKIEKNVLLSNEISNIIKKM, from the coding sequence ATGTATATTAGTAAATCTAAAAGACCAAATGGTAAGTATTTCATATCAATTGCTAAGGGGATTAGAGATCCTGAAACTAAGAAATCAAAAAAAATTCAGATTAAAGGTTTTGGTACTCATGATTTGGATTCTAAATCAGGTAAGAAAGCTCTTGTGCAAGCTGAAGCTGAGCTAAAAGAAATGATTAGACTAGATGAAGCTTCTCGAGGATTTGAAAACTTTGAAGATTTTATTGTATCCATGTCAAAAGATAAGCTTTCTCTTAAGCATAAAAATATTGGCTATCTACCATACTTAGAAATCTTTAACCAATTGAAATTACAAAGTTTCTTTTCTAAGATGGTCAAAGACTCTAAACTTGATTATTCTTTTAGCGATATGATGTTCTATCAAGTACTTGGTAGATTATTCAATCCTTCTAGTAAGCTTGAAGTAGCTACTAGAAAGGATGATTTCCTGTATGATTTTAATTTTGTAAATAACGATAATATTTATTCCTCTTTGGATGTTTTTTCTGGATTTAATAAACATAAATCTAAAGCGTTACAAGATGGCATTCAAGTCATAAACGATATGGAGATTCTCTTAGATACCGTTGATTCAGAGGCTAAAAAAATATTAGAAACTAACATAAACAATACCTCTCACGAATTAGAAGAACTAATAACGTCTTATGATAGTAATTTTGAAATGAATGAAAACAAACTTTTCAAACATCTCAATAAACATATGGAAAAGATTGTTCCAGAAAGAAATATATCTTTAGCCTTTTATGACTGCACAACCTATTACTTTGAGTCTTTTGATGAAGACGGTTTTAGAGAAAGAGGCATGAGTAAGGATAATAAAAGAAATGAAACACAAGTGGTTATGGGTTTATTAATAGACACAAATGGCATCCCTATTTCCTATAGGCTTTTCAAAGGCAACAAACATGAATTACATACCATGGAAGAGGTCATTGACGATATATTAAATAATTACACCATAAAAGAAATTATTATCGTTGCTGACAGAGGCTTAAATTCAAGGGCTAACTTAGAAATGATCCGTGGCAAAGGGCTTAACTACATTGTAGGTTCTAAGGGCAGTGCAGTGCCTAAAGATCTAAAAGAGAAGAAATTCAATTCATCTTGGAACATCACTTCTAAAGCCGAGGCTAAATATAAAAGCGGCTATATCACCAGTAAAAGAAAAGTGAGTCACAATGATGAAACCTATGATGAATTAATCATAAAAAAATATTCAGATGTCTACAAAGAACGGGAGATGTTTAAACAAGATAAAATGCTTGAAAGAGCGAAAAAAAATATAAAAGATTTTACAATTAATTCAACAACTAAATCTAAAAGCAAGTATTACAAAGCTGTTGATAATCCTAAAGAGAAAATAAACATTGAGATCGATGAAGAAAAAATTAAACAAGAACAAGAGAATTTCGGATATTTTTACATCGTTACCAATAAAGTAGAGATGAATCCAGCAGATATAATGGTGGCTTATAAATCCCTGTATAAAATTGAAGAGTCCTTCAGAATATTAAAAACAAATTTAAAAGCAAGACCTGTGTATCACTTTAAAGAACGAAGAATCCGGTCACATTTTTTAATTTGTTATTTGGCCTTAGTCATCCAGAGAGTATTAGAGTATAAATTAGAAGAGAAAAACGTTGAAATATCTACCCATGAAATAATCAATGGTCTAGAAGGGTTTGTTATAGATGAGATTGATTACAAAGTAGACAAATTATATATGATCTCAGACAAATTATTTAAGAGCAAAATAAACCAAGACATATTTAAAATTGAAAAGAATGTTCTACTGAGTAATGAAATCTCCAATATAATTAAAAAGATGTAG
- a CDS encoding effector binding domain-containing protein, with the protein MSNKASPRLCAVGSFMVEPSEYDKALYYMYGKWLPTSGQKPDDRFSLEHYPKVEEQGDKRLVEIYIPIV; encoded by the coding sequence GTGTCGAACAAAGCGTCCCCGAGACTTTGTGCTGTTGGAAGTTTTATGGTAGAACCAAGTGAATACGACAAAGCCTTGTATTATATGTATGGCAAATGGCTTCCCACAAGTGGTCAAAAACCTGATGACAGATTTTCTCTTGAACATTACCCTAAAGTGGAAGAACAGGGAGACAAACGTCTAGTAGAGATTTATATACCGATTGTTTGA
- a CDS encoding transposase, with product MKMPRNAREKSQTGIYHVMMRGIDKRNIFIAEDDYDKFLHYIERAKGKSDISLVAYCFMTNHVHLLIKEGKEEIGNTIRRISVGYAQYHNRKHGRTGHLFQNRYQSEAVNDDNYLLVVLRYIHQNPVKAGIIKTICDYKWSSYADYLNLHRSTIVDRDIAMGYFIDTDEFIKFHSQQNTDYCLDYEERKRYTDDELKECIKSIVEMENLHLIENQTRDIILKRIKQETGASIRQLERVLGIGRSIIQKA from the coding sequence ATGAAAATGCCAAGAAATGCTAGAGAAAAAAGCCAAACAGGAATATATCATGTAATGATGCGGGGTATAGATAAAAGGAACATTTTCATAGCAGAGGATGATTATGATAAATTCTTGCATTATATTGAAAGAGCTAAGGGGAAAAGCGATATTTCTTTAGTCGCTTATTGCTTTATGACTAACCATGTTCATTTACTTATAAAAGAGGGTAAGGAAGAAATAGGGAATACCATCAGAAGGATAAGTGTGGGGTATGCACAATATCATAATAGAAAACATGGAAGAACTGGCCATCTGTTTCAAAACAGATATCAGAGTGAAGCAGTGAATGATGATAATTATCTATTGGTAGTATTGCGATATATCCATCAAAATCCAGTGAAAGCAGGTATAATTAAGACTATATGTGATTATAAATGGAGCAGTTATGCTGATTATCTGAATCTTCATCGTAGCACTATAGTTGACAGGGATATTGCCATGGGATATTTTATTGATACAGATGAATTTATAAAATTTCATAGCCAACAGAATACTGATTATTGTTTAGATTACGAAGAGAGGAAAAGATATACTGATGATGAATTAAAAGAATGTATAAAAAGCATTGTAGAGATGGAAAATTTGCATCTTATAGAGAATCAAACAAGAGACATAATATTAAAAAGAATCAAACAAGAGACCGGCGCCAGTATTAGACAACTTGAGAGGGTATTGGGTATTGGGAGGAGTATTATTCAAAAAGCTTAA